The proteins below are encoded in one region of Fibrella aestuarina BUZ 2:
- a CDS encoding beta-galactosidase, producing MPINAFPYHGLSKRLSFLGLTSCLLSGTFAPTVAQKIDTSPDRVKTDLAVSMPRLGTVKPRSTDEIPSSNWLIGCETLDRDFTDYDQYKEYLVPLGIKRLRMQAGWDKTEKIKGQYDWAWLDHIVDDAHKRGLKPWLQTSYGNHNYPQGGGSNLGAGVPTSNEALAAWDRWVEALVKRYKNKVVDWEIWNEPNFGDNLENTPDKAAAMNIRTIDIIKRIQPEAKVSGLGLGHIGLAYAERFFKVLAEKKKINLFNNFTYHDYVYNPDSHYPKVMQLRAALDRYAPTIPLRQGENGAPSSPGFGRGALGDYDWSELTQAKWYTRRMLGDLGHDIETSVFGIIEMAYTNGPIHRLNYKGLIQSDSTKRAIRPKMAYYAVQHVTSIFDHTLERIPKVEHTHNRSYVPANADEVSYTPGTDRSLAVYGYRHKTSGKQLFTIWSDEAIPVESNKTRTLTFTFTNARFDQPVYVDIITGGVYTIPANQWKKTGMTYTFTDIPVYDAPILIADKSLIKTQN from the coding sequence ATGCCTATTAATGCGTTTCCCTATCACGGCCTGTCGAAACGACTCTCCTTTTTGGGTTTAACCAGTTGCCTGCTGTCAGGTACGTTCGCCCCAACGGTGGCCCAGAAAATCGACACGTCACCCGACCGGGTCAAGACCGATCTGGCCGTTTCAATGCCACGTCTGGGCACCGTAAAGCCACGGTCAACCGACGAAATTCCGTCGTCGAACTGGCTGATCGGTTGCGAAACCCTCGACCGCGACTTTACCGATTACGACCAATACAAGGAATACCTGGTGCCGCTCGGGATTAAGCGGTTGCGCATGCAGGCCGGCTGGGATAAGACCGAAAAAATAAAAGGGCAATACGACTGGGCCTGGCTCGATCATATTGTCGACGATGCGCACAAGCGGGGACTCAAACCCTGGCTGCAAACGTCGTACGGGAATCATAATTACCCGCAGGGTGGTGGGTCGAACCTGGGGGCGGGGGTACCTACCTCAAACGAAGCACTCGCCGCCTGGGACAGGTGGGTAGAAGCGCTGGTGAAACGCTACAAAAACAAGGTGGTTGACTGGGAAATCTGGAACGAGCCCAACTTTGGCGACAACCTGGAAAATACGCCCGACAAAGCCGCTGCGATGAACATCCGCACCATCGATATTATCAAGCGCATTCAACCCGAAGCGAAGGTGTCGGGGCTGGGGCTGGGGCATATCGGCCTTGCGTATGCCGAGCGGTTTTTTAAGGTGCTGGCCGAGAAAAAGAAGATCAACCTTTTCAACAACTTCACCTACCACGATTACGTCTATAATCCCGATTCGCACTACCCGAAAGTGATGCAACTGCGGGCGGCGCTCGATCGATACGCACCCACTATTCCGCTGCGGCAGGGCGAGAACGGCGCGCCATCGAGTCCGGGTTTTGGACGCGGCGCGCTGGGCGATTACGACTGGTCGGAGCTGACGCAGGCCAAATGGTATACCCGGCGCATGCTGGGCGATCTGGGCCACGACATCGAAACCAGCGTGTTCGGCATCATCGAAATGGCCTACACGAATGGTCCTATTCACCGGCTGAATTACAAAGGCCTCATCCAGTCTGACTCGACGAAGCGGGCGATCCGGCCCAAAATGGCCTACTACGCGGTTCAGCACGTAACGTCCATCTTCGATCACACGCTGGAGCGGATCCCGAAGGTAGAGCACACGCACAACCGTAGCTACGTGCCCGCCAATGCCGATGAGGTTAGCTACACGCCGGGTACCGACCGGAGCCTGGCGGTCTATGGCTATCGGCACAAAACGTCTGGCAAGCAGCTTTTTACGATCTGGAGCGATGAGGCGATTCCCGTCGAATCGAACAAGACGCGTACACTGACCTTCACGTTTACCAATGCCCGCTTCGACCAGCCGGTTTACGTTGATATTATCACGGGTGGCGTCTATACGATTCCGGCGAACCAGTGGAAAAAAACGGGGATGACCTACACCTTTACCGACATTCCGGTCTATGATGCGCCGATTCTGATTGCGGATAAAAGCCTCATAAAAACCCAAAATTGA
- a CDS encoding sugar 3,4-ketoisomerase, which yields MAHLLTLTQHSCERGDLTVLERVLPGTLKRVFYITNADGAVRGGHRHKKAWLALTCLQGSVDVLVDNGQQATGFTLDKPDQCLVLEPEDWHLLTAFRNTAIVLVVSNEGYDAADYIDQKPGSTHNERASASVVYFC from the coding sequence ATGGCGCATCTACTGACACTGACGCAACACAGCTGCGAGCGGGGCGATCTGACGGTCCTGGAACGGGTGCTTCCGGGTACGTTAAAACGTGTTTTCTACATCACCAATGCCGACGGTGCTGTCCGGGGTGGGCATCGGCATAAGAAAGCCTGGCTGGCGCTGACCTGCCTACAAGGAAGTGTCGATGTGTTAGTCGACAACGGGCAGCAAGCTACCGGCTTCACCCTCGATAAGCCAGATCAGTGTCTGGTTCTGGAGCCCGAAGACTGGCATCTTCTGACTGCTTTCCGCAATACGGCTATTGTACTCGTCGTGTCGAATGAAGGCTATGATGCGGCTGATTACATTGATCAAAAGCCTGGCTCAACCCATAACGAGCGAGCGTCGGCTTCAGTAGTATACTTCTGTTAA
- a CDS encoding PKD domain-containing protein, with translation MVSLLTTTRFMLIGLGFGLLLGSCTYEEIAKADYPQQILYMPAAKNGVFAIASIATSGAYRFTVDGANKKIVIPLSVYRGGVSNEGDVAVTVAANADTVSRLISASALVGTTLLPADKVVLPTTVTIGSGSYVIPFDLKIDLDYLRTAPVGQKLAMAVTIASPQAPVNPTLKTTVISFDPAILKPVPNFTSKADAASARKIAFTNASLNAVSYSWDFGDGSAPVTDASPTYTYSKAGTYTVTLTATGITGSADAAQKTVTLSIP, from the coding sequence ATGGTCTCTCTCCTAACTACCACTCGGTTCATGCTGATCGGCCTCGGATTCGGTCTGCTGCTGGGTTCCTGTACATACGAAGAAATTGCCAAAGCCGACTATCCGCAGCAGATCCTGTACATGCCTGCGGCTAAAAACGGCGTGTTTGCCATCGCCAGTATCGCCACATCAGGAGCGTACCGGTTTACGGTCGACGGGGCCAACAAGAAAATTGTCATTCCCCTGAGCGTGTACCGGGGCGGCGTGTCAAACGAGGGCGATGTCGCCGTGACGGTGGCGGCCAATGCCGATACGGTCAGTCGCCTGATCAGCGCCAGCGCACTGGTGGGTACAACTTTGCTGCCCGCGGATAAAGTGGTGCTGCCAACGACCGTAACCATCGGGAGCGGCAGCTACGTGATCCCGTTCGACCTGAAAATCGACCTCGATTACCTCCGGACGGCTCCTGTTGGGCAAAAATTGGCGATGGCGGTGACCATAGCCAGCCCGCAAGCGCCGGTAAACCCCACCCTGAAAACGACGGTTATTTCGTTTGATCCGGCTATTCTGAAGCCGGTGCCCAATTTTACGTCGAAAGCAGACGCGGCTTCAGCTCGAAAAATCGCCTTTACCAATGCATCCCTGAATGCGGTCAGCTATTCCTGGGATTTTGGTGATGGATCGGCCCCGGTCACCGACGCTTCGCCAACGTACACCTATAGCAAGGCTGGTACCTATACGGTTACGCTTACCGCCACCGGAATCACGGGCAGTGCTGACGCTGCCCAAAAGACAGTCACTCTCTCCATACCATAA
- a CDS encoding RagB/SusD family nutrient uptake outer membrane protein has translation MRRFVSIGWVAVMVWLSGCVNLDRELNTEITPQQATTSYDYTLNRVSSIYSDLPAGYLQIDGAMTASATDEAEHTLETSNVQKFNTGSWNAIDNPDNLWATFYRGIRKTNQFLAASDSVNLNQYKLDPTPSAQTVYQNRLAEIKRWKYEARFLRAFFYFELVKRYGGVPIINQVLTVESDFQSIKRNSLADCIQFITAECDSAARNLPVVYSAPASDLGRATRGAALALKSRVLLYAASDLFNTPTWAGGYANPELISLTGDRQARWKAAADAAKAVIDLAGTGYVLNTNYRNLFITNSYTLPEIIFARRNASNLNDFEKANYPIGYDLGNSGTTPSQNLVDAYEMTNGTKFDWNNPVHAANPYANRDPRLGLNVILNNTPYKGRNVEIWPGGRDGKGIVNATKTGYYLKKYVNENLNLLLNNTTAYSWNLFRLPEIFLNYAEALNEASPGHVDIKTYVDRVRARAGVGMPALPAGLSQTEMRERIRNERRVELAFEDHRGWDVRRWMQGPQYLGAPLMGVEINRVVNGTTTTFTYKPVVVENRVFEPKMYLYPIPQGELNTSRGLIQNPLW, from the coding sequence ATGAGACGATTTGTATCCATAGGCTGGGTGGCCGTCATGGTCTGGCTGAGTGGCTGTGTGAACCTGGACCGCGAGCTCAATACCGAGATCACGCCCCAGCAGGCGACAACCTCCTACGACTACACGTTAAACCGCGTAAGTTCCATTTATTCGGATCTGCCCGCGGGCTACCTGCAAATTGATGGTGCCATGACGGCGTCGGCAACCGACGAGGCGGAACATACGCTGGAAACATCCAATGTGCAGAAGTTCAACACCGGGTCGTGGAATGCCATCGACAACCCCGACAACCTGTGGGCGACCTTCTACCGGGGTATTCGCAAAACGAACCAGTTCCTGGCGGCGTCAGACAGCGTGAACCTGAACCAGTACAAACTGGACCCCACACCGTCGGCACAAACCGTGTATCAGAACCGGCTGGCCGAGATTAAACGGTGGAAATACGAAGCCCGCTTCCTGCGCGCGTTTTTCTACTTCGAACTGGTAAAGCGCTACGGTGGCGTACCGATTATCAATCAGGTGCTAACGGTAGAATCTGATTTTCAGAGCATAAAGCGCAACTCATTGGCCGACTGCATTCAGTTCATTACCGCTGAGTGCGATTCGGCGGCCAGAAACCTGCCCGTTGTCTATTCGGCGCCGGCGTCTGATCTGGGCCGCGCCACGCGGGGAGCGGCGCTGGCGCTCAAGAGCCGGGTGCTGCTGTATGCGGCCAGTGATCTGTTCAATACGCCGACCTGGGCGGGCGGCTATGCCAATCCGGAGCTGATCTCGCTGACCGGCGACCGGCAGGCACGCTGGAAAGCCGCCGCCGATGCCGCCAAAGCCGTGATTGATCTGGCCGGTACGGGCTATGTGCTGAACACCAACTACCGAAACCTGTTCATTACCAACAGCTACACCCTGCCCGAAATCATCTTCGCGCGCCGGAACGCGTCGAACCTGAACGACTTCGAGAAGGCCAATTACCCCATCGGCTACGACCTGGGCAACAGCGGCACCACGCCCTCGCAGAACCTGGTCGACGCTTACGAAATGACCAACGGGACCAAGTTTGACTGGAACAACCCGGTGCATGCGGCCAACCCCTACGCCAACCGCGACCCCCGGCTGGGGCTGAACGTTATTCTGAACAACACCCCCTATAAAGGGCGAAATGTTGAGATCTGGCCGGGTGGTCGGGACGGTAAGGGCATCGTCAACGCTACGAAGACCGGGTATTACCTGAAAAAGTACGTCAACGAGAATCTGAACCTGCTGCTAAACAATACCACTGCCTATTCCTGGAATCTGTTCCGACTGCCCGAAATCTTCCTGAATTACGCCGAAGCCCTGAACGAGGCATCGCCCGGCCACGTCGACATCAAAACCTATGTTGATCGGGTACGTGCCAGGGCGGGCGTAGGCATGCCCGCGTTACCGGCTGGTCTGTCGCAGACCGAGATGCGGGAACGAATCCGAAATGAGCGGCGGGTTGAGTTGGCGTTTGAAGACCACCGCGGCTGGGATGTGCGCCGCTGGATGCAGGGGCCACAGTACCTGGGCGCACCGCTAATGGGGGTTGAGATCAACCGGGTGGTCAATGGCACCACTACCACCTTCACTTACAAACCGGTTGTGGTCGAAAACCGGGTTTTTGAGCCTAAAATGTACTTATATCCCATTCCACAGGGCGAGTTGAACACGTCGAGAGGATTGATTCAGAATCCACTCTGGTAA
- a CDS encoding polysaccharide pyruvyl transferase family protein codes for MDSTLPQNRRAFLRQVSLMSAALLASRIALASGKDDPVILFTSGWQDVNIGDIAHTPGLIALLKQRLPKARLILWKRSRSEKVETMLHHYYPDVLIIHGNVVDNVPASEAVKQAFREADFFLHGSGPMVVALDYLEAWHAQTNKPFGLFGVTIQNSYPRLKTLLSQASLIFTRETASIEALRKAGLSGSHIAFAPDATFALTIRDDTNANAFLAANDLKLRQFICAIPRLRVTPYYRISANSGWSEAKIKEVNALNDTWKEADHAKLREAMIAWVRATGHKVLVCPEMTYQADLLDELLIDPLPADVKAKVVKHGYWLPDEAAAVYAQAHTVLSFECHSPIMAAVNGTPCFYLRQPQDTIKGQMYYDLGLGDWTFEIEQTTGRQITDRLMEVTTNYKAAQKNVQKALANVNSRYDKTFRILRETWL; via the coding sequence ATGGACAGCACATTGCCCCAAAACCGCAGGGCGTTTCTCCGGCAGGTGAGCCTGATGAGCGCCGCCTTGCTGGCCTCCCGCATCGCGCTGGCGAGTGGAAAAGACGATCCGGTCATTCTGTTTACGTCGGGCTGGCAGGATGTCAACATCGGCGACATTGCCCATACGCCGGGGCTGATTGCCCTGCTGAAGCAGCGCCTGCCGAAAGCCCGGCTAATCCTGTGGAAACGAAGCCGAAGCGAGAAAGTGGAGACGATGCTGCACCACTATTACCCCGACGTGCTCATCATCCACGGCAATGTGGTCGATAACGTACCGGCGTCGGAAGCGGTCAAACAGGCGTTTCGGGAAGCCGACTTTTTCCTGCACGGTTCCGGGCCGATGGTCGTCGCCCTCGATTACCTGGAGGCCTGGCATGCGCAGACCAACAAGCCCTTTGGCCTGTTTGGCGTCACGATCCAGAACAGCTACCCCCGCCTGAAAACCCTGCTGTCGCAGGCGTCGCTGATATTCACGCGCGAAACGGCCTCGATCGAAGCATTGCGCAAAGCGGGCCTGTCGGGCAGTCACATCGCGTTTGCGCCCGATGCTACCTTCGCGCTGACCATCCGCGACGATACCAACGCCAACGCGTTTCTGGCGGCCAACGACCTGAAGCTCCGTCAGTTCATTTGCGCCATTCCCCGGCTTCGGGTCACGCCTTATTACCGGATCAGCGCCAACTCAGGCTGGAGCGAGGCCAAAATAAAGGAGGTCAACGCGCTGAACGATACCTGGAAAGAAGCCGACCATGCCAAACTCCGCGAGGCGATGATTGCCTGGGTACGGGCCACCGGCCACAAGGTGCTGGTTTGCCCCGAAATGACCTACCAGGCCGACCTTCTCGACGAACTGCTGATCGACCCGCTACCCGCTGACGTGAAGGCGAAGGTGGTCAAGCACGGCTACTGGCTACCCGACGAGGCCGCTGCTGTGTATGCACAGGCGCATACGGTGCTGAGTTTCGAATGCCATTCGCCCATTATGGCCGCCGTAAACGGAACGCCCTGTTTCTACCTGCGTCAGCCGCAGGACACGATCAAAGGCCAGATGTATTACGACCTTGGCTTGGGCGACTGGACGTTCGAGATCGAACAAACTACGGGCAGGCAGATCACCGACCGGCTGATGGAGGTGACGACGAACTACAAAGCAGCCCAGAAAAACGTGCAGAAGGCGCTGGCCAACGTGAACAGCCGCTACGACAAAACCTTCAGGATCCTGCGCGAAACCTGGTTGTAG
- a CDS encoding heparinase II/III domain-containing protein: MRNVGQHGFVGIALVILLACSGLSWAQTGGGNVPEAYLKTLPAHPRLFASADRFAALAKQSDSVSLHLKAYILHQAETLLTAERINYPTTGFKFGPMRAVQGRILTLAMTYRLTRDNRFLSRARDELLQLAALPDWAPNHFLDVGEGALAAGVGLDWLYDDLAPADREQITQAIVKNALLPSLNVPEGNGSWVDGDFNWNQVCHGGLSIGALAIAEREPELSRQIINRAIKNLPHAGAVYAPDGAYPEGPSYWSYGTTFHVLLIDALRSALGSSYSLEQFPGFLKTADFNLQVVGPSGLDFNYSDYHVETQNEPIMLWFARENHQPDLARQEIADIQTLYRSAMTGVKSPVHENRHTSLELIWWNPALGTKATGTSPLHWTSTGVLPIAVMRSSWTDPLGTFVAIKGGTPNHSHAHMDVGSFVMEADGVRWALDLGTESYDKMRAAKLDLWNYAQTSTRWTTFRVGPDGHNILRFNGAQQLIGARATVDELPVRTGAVGNSLDLTPLYADQVATAQRTVRLQPDRSVTLDDAWTTGDKPVSVAWQWLTKAKVSRIPKGLLLQQDGQTLELLFSSSGTYQIDIDDVSQARNPQDSPNPGVSRLVVRMETPARSAANLHVQLVPGSVARQQLNQTLPHR; this comes from the coding sequence ATGCGAAACGTTGGTCAACATGGGTTCGTCGGTATTGCGCTGGTTATCCTACTGGCCTGTTCGGGCCTGAGTTGGGCGCAAACGGGCGGGGGCAACGTACCTGAGGCTTACCTAAAAACCCTGCCGGCGCACCCCCGTCTCTTCGCCAGCGCCGACCGGTTCGCCGCTCTGGCAAAGCAATCCGACTCGGTTTCGCTGCACCTGAAAGCGTATATCCTGCACCAGGCGGAAACGCTGTTGACTGCTGAGCGGATCAACTACCCGACAACGGGCTTTAAGTTCGGGCCGATGCGGGCGGTGCAGGGCCGGATACTGACCCTGGCCATGACCTACCGGCTCACCCGCGACAACCGATTCCTCAGCCGGGCCCGTGATGAACTGCTCCAACTGGCTGCGCTGCCCGACTGGGCACCCAACCATTTTCTGGATGTGGGCGAAGGAGCCCTGGCCGCTGGCGTTGGCCTCGACTGGTTGTACGATGACTTAGCCCCCGCCGACCGCGAGCAGATTACCCAGGCGATCGTAAAAAACGCGCTGCTGCCGTCGCTCAACGTACCGGAAGGCAACGGCAGTTGGGTTGATGGCGATTTCAACTGGAATCAGGTGTGCCACGGTGGGCTGTCGATAGGGGCATTGGCCATTGCCGAACGCGAACCGGAATTGAGTCGGCAGATTATCAACCGGGCCATTAAAAACCTACCCCATGCCGGTGCCGTCTACGCCCCCGACGGCGCTTATCCAGAAGGACCGAGCTATTGGTCGTACGGCACCACGTTTCATGTGCTCTTGATCGATGCACTTCGGTCGGCGTTGGGCAGCAGTTACAGTCTCGAACAGTTTCCCGGCTTCCTGAAAACCGCCGACTTTAACTTGCAGGTGGTGGGCCCGAGCGGGCTTGATTTCAACTACTCCGATTACCACGTTGAGACGCAAAACGAGCCGATCATGCTGTGGTTCGCGCGGGAAAATCACCAGCCCGACCTGGCCCGGCAGGAAATCGCGGATATCCAAACGCTGTATCGCTCGGCCATGACCGGCGTGAAAAGCCCGGTGCATGAAAACCGCCACACCTCGCTCGAACTGATTTGGTGGAATCCGGCCTTGGGCACCAAAGCAACCGGTACGTCGCCGCTGCACTGGACCTCGACGGGTGTGCTGCCCATCGCCGTGATGCGCTCGTCCTGGACCGATCCGCTGGGTACGTTCGTAGCCATTAAAGGCGGCACGCCCAACCACTCGCACGCGCACATGGACGTGGGTAGTTTTGTGATGGAAGCCGATGGGGTTCGCTGGGCGCTCGATCTGGGCACCGAGAGCTACGACAAGATGCGCGCGGCCAAACTCGATCTCTGGAACTACGCCCAAACCAGCACCCGCTGGACGACCTTCCGCGTTGGTCCCGATGGCCATAACATCCTCCGTTTCAACGGTGCGCAACAACTGATAGGCGCAAGAGCCACCGTTGATGAGTTACCTGTTCGCACCGGCGCCGTCGGTAATTCGCTTGATCTGACGCCGTTGTACGCCGATCAGGTCGCGACGGCGCAGCGCACGGTTCGGTTGCAGCCAGATCGGTCGGTAACGCTGGACGATGCATGGACAACCGGCGATAAACCCGTATCGGTGGCCTGGCAATGGCTGACCAAAGCCAAGGTGAGCCGAATTCCGAAGGGCCTCTTACTGCAACAGGATGGTCAAACGCTGGAACTGCTGTTTAGCAGTTCAGGTACGTATCAGATCGATATTGACGACGTTTCGCAAGCCAGAAACCCGCAGGATTCGCCAAATCCGGGGGTGAGCCGACTGGTGGTTCGGATGGAAACACCCGCCCGGTCGGCTGCCAACCTTCACGTACAACTAGTGCCGGGCAGCGTTGCCCGGCAGCAACTCAACCAAACGTTACCTCATCGGTAA
- a CDS encoding choice-of-anchor Q domain-containing protein gives MKTLFLFLLLALSVSPTPTYATDYYVSASAGSNTNDGKSTAKPFLTIQRAADLTNPGDTVFVMNGVYRSTSGPVLNITRSGSATAWITFKALKGHSPTMIGSGNVWNTVSINGSYIQFDGFELIGNNANLTYAGALAIYNEAKAGGTNWAAYANYNTNGISIGGPRDETKFPHHVTVRNCKVHDFPGGGISSIQADYTTIENNLVYNNGWYMMYAGSGISILTPFNVDKLTTYKNIVRNNVCHTNKTTIPWLSLGRLSDGNGIIIDVNRHSYSEQDATTPSANAYTGRTLVANNLCINNGGSGIHAFKADHVDIINNTACNNGTVVGYAEIFANTCDDVSILNNIMYGRDGGECNSTNKNTNVVYDYNVYANGKVAVKGPNDIVADPQFVDRNLDLATGNFTLQATSPAVDKGTNVPGKFSSADLLGVPRPQGSKPDIGAYEYREQISVITALAEVAEVVRISPNPVDKVLTVTNVPGTTGRAELVNCLGQPMMQAPLTGSSTQLDLQKLPGGLYLLLVYSEGKLITISKVMKQ, from the coding sequence ATGAAAACGCTATTCCTGTTCCTGCTGCTCGCCCTGAGCGTATCGCCTACGCCAACGTATGCCACCGATTACTATGTGTCGGCATCGGCGGGTAGCAACACCAACGATGGAAAATCGACGGCCAAGCCATTCCTGACCATTCAACGCGCTGCCGACCTGACAAATCCCGGCGACACGGTCTTTGTGATGAATGGCGTGTACAGGTCAACGTCGGGCCCCGTGCTGAACATCACCCGGTCGGGCTCGGCAACGGCCTGGATCACGTTTAAAGCGCTGAAAGGCCACTCGCCAACGATGATCGGCTCGGGCAACGTTTGGAACACCGTCTCGATCAATGGCTCCTACATCCAGTTCGACGGCTTCGAACTGATCGGCAACAACGCGAACCTGACCTACGCCGGGGCGCTGGCGATCTACAACGAAGCCAAGGCAGGCGGCACCAACTGGGCTGCGTACGCCAACTACAACACCAATGGCATCTCGATCGGCGGGCCCAGGGATGAAACCAAATTTCCGCATCACGTAACGGTTCGGAACTGTAAGGTGCATGATTTCCCGGGTGGCGGTATCAGCTCGATTCAGGCCGATTACACCACGATCGAAAACAACCTGGTCTATAACAACGGCTGGTATATGATGTATGCCGGCAGCGGCATCAGCATCCTGACTCCGTTCAACGTCGATAAGCTGACGACCTACAAAAACATCGTGCGGAACAACGTTTGCCACACCAACAAAACCACCATTCCGTGGCTCAGTCTGGGGCGGTTAAGCGACGGAAACGGGATCATCATCGACGTAAACCGACACAGCTACAGCGAGCAGGATGCGACCACGCCCAGCGCGAATGCCTACACGGGTCGAACATTGGTGGCCAACAACCTGTGCATCAACAACGGCGGGTCGGGTATTCACGCCTTCAAAGCCGATCATGTCGATATCATCAACAACACAGCCTGTAACAACGGCACCGTGGTGGGCTACGCCGAAATCTTTGCCAATACCTGCGATGACGTGAGTATCCTGAACAACATTATGTATGGTCGCGACGGCGGCGAGTGTAATTCGACCAACAAGAACACCAACGTTGTGTATGATTATAATGTGTATGCCAACGGGAAAGTGGCCGTGAAAGGGCCCAATGATATTGTAGCCGATCCGCAGTTTGTCGATCGAAACCTCGACCTCGCTACCGGCAATTTTACGCTGCAAGCCACCAGCCCCGCCGTCGACAAAGGCACCAACGTACCTGGAAAATTCAGCTCGGCTGATTTGCTGGGCGTACCCCGCCCGCAGGGAAGCAAACCGGATATTGGCGCCTATGAGTACCGGGAACAGATCAGCGTCATTACGGCGCTTGCCGAGGTAGCTGAGGTTGTGCGGATATCACCCAACCCGGTCGATAAGGTGTTGACGGTGACCAACGTACCTGGCACGACTGGTCGGGCTGAGTTGGTCAATTGCCTGGGACAGCCAATGATGCAGGCCCCACTGACTGGCAGCAGCACGCAACTGGACCTACAGAAACTCCCCGGCGGCTTGTACCTGCTGCTCGTTTATAGCGAGGGTAAATTGATCACTATCAGCAAGGTAATGAAGCAGTGA